The following proteins are encoded in a genomic region of Ornithinibacillus sp. 4-3:
- the nagB gene encoding glucosamine-6-phosphate deaminase, whose protein sequence is MKIIKVKDYEELSKKACEVFVQKLQTIANPVLGLATGSTPEGLYECLIGQYKQNKVSFKNATTFNLDEYIGLPNDHDQSYHYFMNEKLFKHIDLPKERAHVPSGVVADLEKECHDYEQAIKEQGPIDLQLLGMGPNGHIAFNEPGTSFESRTAIYDLTESTRNANARFFDSIDEVPTKAISMGIGTIMDAKEILFIVSGESKAEILAKVLEGKADPSIPATVLHLHDNVTVIADEAALSKYKG, encoded by the coding sequence ATGAAAATTATTAAAGTAAAAGACTATGAAGAGTTAAGTAAGAAAGCTTGTGAAGTTTTTGTTCAAAAGTTACAAACAATTGCTAATCCAGTATTAGGTTTAGCAACGGGTTCTACTCCTGAAGGGTTATATGAATGCCTGATTGGGCAGTATAAGCAAAATAAAGTATCTTTTAAAAATGCAACAACTTTTAATTTAGATGAATATATTGGTCTGCCAAATGACCATGATCAAAGCTATCATTATTTTATGAATGAAAAGCTATTTAAACATATTGATTTGCCAAAAGAACGTGCACATGTTCCAAGTGGTGTTGTAGCAGATTTGGAAAAAGAATGTCATGATTATGAGCAAGCAATTAAAGAACAAGGACCTATTGATCTTCAATTATTAGGAATGGGTCCAAATGGTCATATTGCTTTTAATGAACCTGGAACATCTTTTGAAAGTAGAACAGCTATCTATGATTTAACAGAGTCTACTCGTAATGCGAATGCACGATTCTTTGACTCGATTGATGAAGTACCAACAAAAGCAATCTCAATGGGTATAGGAACAATTATGGATGCGAAGGAAATTCTATTTATTGTTTCTGGGGAATCTAAAGCTGAGATTTTAGCAAAAGTACTTGAAGGAAAAGCAGATCCTTCTATTCCTGCTACTGTATTACATTTACATGATAATGTAACAGTAATTGCAGACGAAGCAGCATTGTCAAAGTACAAAGGTTAA
- a CDS encoding helix-turn-helix domain-containing protein, with translation MIGEKIKKLRKEKKMSISELAEKANVAKSYLSSIERNIQSNPSIQFIEKVSNVLGVPANELLRVNGISDVEELDDEWLQIVQEAMDSGVTKEQFKEFLEFNRWRNNQEHS, from the coding sequence TTGATCGGTGAAAAAATCAAAAAATTACGAAAAGAAAAGAAGATGTCTATTTCTGAACTTGCCGAGAAAGCAAATGTAGCTAAGTCATATTTGAGTTCGATTGAGCGTAATATACAATCGAATCCATCGATCCAGTTTATTGAAAAAGTTAGTAATGTATTAGGTGTTCCAGCAAATGAATTATTGCGTGTAAATGGAATAAGCGATGTGGAAGAATTAGATGATGAATGGTTACAAATAGTTCAAGAAGCCATGGATTCAGGTGTAACCAAAGAGCAATTTAAGGAGTTTCTAGAATTTAACCGTTGGCGAAATAATCAGGAACATTCATAA
- a CDS encoding IDEAL domain-containing protein, which produces MVTVKLLKPYYIKSDAQYVRIKLAYQYFSLLINDQLYHFVPIESNEIKIDRRTKQIVNTNANFAFQKGKDIISIRMSELVSLPDFLIQLFFIVEAFNQSTNYMNESELKEESKILIRELEQMNLKNLIDKSLDNRDEELFYELTSKLDTV; this is translated from the coding sequence ATGGTAACGGTAAAGTTATTAAAGCCTTATTATATTAAATCAGATGCTCAATATGTTCGTATTAAATTAGCCTATCAATATTTTTCATTACTTATAAATGACCAATTATATCATTTCGTACCAATTGAATCGAATGAAATTAAGATCGATCGAAGAACAAAACAGATTGTAAATACAAATGCAAACTTCGCATTTCAGAAAGGAAAAGACATTATAAGCATTAGAATGTCTGAGTTAGTTTCGTTGCCAGATTTCCTCATACAATTGTTTTTTATCGTTGAAGCGTTCAATCAGAGTACAAATTACATGAATGAATCGGAGCTGAAGGAAGAAAGTAAAATACTTATTCGAGAATTAGAACAGATGAACTTAAAAAATTTAATTGATAAGTCTTTAGATAACCGTGATGAGGAATTATTTTATGAATTAACTAGCAAATTAGATACTGTTTAG
- a CDS encoding YigZ family protein, which translates to MLPSYYTVKSKGSDQLIIQKSRFIGHVKRVETEEDAIEFINQIKKKHHDATHNCSAYIIGEHDQIQKANDDGEPSGTAGVPMLEVLKKQQLKDTAVVVTRYYGGIKLGAGGLIRAYGSTTSQAIKATGIVKRQLMQGFSVKIDYPLLGKLENELRQSAYIVDQINYLENVEFNIYAKTGDEEIFQDWMTNMTSGQAEINETNMKYVEIDVESTKES; encoded by the coding sequence ATGTTACCTAGTTATTATACTGTCAAATCAAAAGGCTCAGATCAATTAATTATTCAAAAATCTAGATTTATTGGACATGTGAAACGCGTTGAAACAGAAGAAGACGCGATAGAATTTATTAACCAAATTAAGAAAAAGCATCATGATGCTACTCATAATTGCTCAGCCTATATAATTGGTGAGCATGATCAGATCCAAAAAGCAAATGATGATGGTGAACCTAGTGGAACAGCTGGTGTTCCAATGCTTGAAGTGTTAAAAAAACAACAATTAAAAGATACTGCTGTTGTCGTTACTAGGTACTATGGTGGGATTAAATTAGGTGCAGGTGGTTTAATCCGCGCATACGGATCAACGACTTCACAAGCAATTAAAGCAACAGGAATTGTTAAACGTCAATTAATGCAAGGTTTTTCTGTTAAAATCGATTATCCACTTTTAGGAAAATTAGAAAATGAACTGCGCCAATCAGCATATATAGTCGATCAAATTAATTATTTAGAGAATGTTGAATTTAATATTTATGCAAAAACAGGAGATGAAGAAATCTTTCAAGACTGGATGACTAATATGACAAGTGGCCAAGCAGAAATTAATGAAACAAATATGAAATATGTTGAAATAGATGTAGAATCCACAAAAGAGTCATAA
- a CDS encoding CynX/NimT family MFS transporter produces the protein MGLEEAKQEQNRLYNIMIIIGIVFVSFNLRPGITSVGPLFGMIREDLSLASWGAGLLTSLPLLAFALISPIAPTLGRRLSNERAILVGLFFLVIGIGVRSISWIVFLFFGTFLVGLGIAICNVLLPGFIKEKYPLKVALMTGVYSTMMSVFAASASGLSIPFAVDFQMGWQVALLVWGLPAIIAIVVWIYLDKHKKSKEKVEMRYITPSSKGGMWKSPLAWQIALFMGLQSTMFYVTISWLPEILTDYGVSLVTAGWFVSLAQFIGLPASFIVPIIAGKFASQRLLVTVLSIMMISGFTGLWLGSSTWMLIICITLIGISLSGNFALALTFLGLRARTSTDAAELSGMAQSIGYLLAAVGPFAIGLLFDITQTWEIPLIVLICNVGVMYIFGLFAGRNKYVLD, from the coding sequence ATGGGTTTAGAAGAAGCTAAACAAGAACAGAATCGTTTATATAACATCATGATTATAATAGGAATTGTCTTCGTATCATTTAACTTACGTCCTGGAATAACATCTGTTGGACCTCTTTTCGGGATGATTCGAGAAGATTTAAGTCTGGCCAGCTGGGGTGCAGGTTTATTAACAAGTTTACCATTATTAGCGTTTGCACTTATTTCACCAATTGCACCAACACTTGGAAGACGATTATCTAATGAAAGAGCAATTTTAGTTGGTTTATTCTTTTTAGTAATTGGAATCGGTGTCCGTTCTATATCTTGGATCGTTTTTTTGTTTTTTGGAACTTTTTTAGTAGGGTTAGGAATTGCTATTTGTAATGTACTTCTTCCTGGTTTCATTAAAGAAAAATATCCACTGAAGGTAGCATTGATGACAGGTGTATATTCTACTATGATGTCTGTTTTTGCCGCATCAGCTTCTGGTTTAAGTATTCCATTTGCAGTAGATTTCCAGATGGGGTGGCAAGTAGCATTACTTGTTTGGGGCTTACCGGCAATTATTGCAATTGTTGTATGGATTTATTTGGACAAGCATAAAAAGAGTAAAGAAAAAGTAGAGATGCGCTATATCACTCCAAGTTCAAAAGGGGGGATGTGGAAATCTCCACTAGCATGGCAAATTGCCTTATTTATGGGATTACAATCCACCATGTTCTATGTAACTATCTCTTGGTTACCAGAAATCCTAACAGATTATGGAGTGAGTTTAGTTACAGCTGGTTGGTTTGTATCTCTTGCACAATTTATCGGCTTACCAGCTAGTTTCATTGTACCAATTATTGCGGGGAAATTTGCCTCTCAACGATTGCTTGTAACTGTTTTAAGTATCATGATGATTTCAGGTTTCACTGGATTATGGCTAGGTAGTTCTACTTGGATGCTAATTATTTGTATTACTTTGATTGGAATATCTCTAAGTGGAAATTTTGCATTAGCATTAACTTTTCTTGGTTTACGAGCAAGAACTTCGACAGATGCTGCTGAGTTATCAGGGATGGCACAATCTATTGGTTATCTTTTAGCGGCAGTTGGTCCATTTGCGATCGGTTTATTATTTGATATCACACAGACATGGGAGATTCCGCTTATTGTTTTAATTTGTAATGTTGGTGTGATGTATATATTTGGTTTATTTGCCGGTCGGAATAAATATGTATTGGATTAA
- a CDS encoding MDR family MFS transporter has translation MPKNIWILVTAMVVNTTGASFLWPLITIYMHNHLGKSLAFAGLILMFSNAASIVGNLIGGTLFDKYSAYKTLLYGAGIVLSASTVLIFYNDILPFALCLIFINFGSGITWPIMFALAGSVWPEGGRRSFNALYVGNNLGVALGATFGGLIASISFQYIFIANVLFFIAFLGIVIFTFKVMDQKSDPQMNTNVIEQRSKIEERAPFIALLILCIGFFVVTMTYAQWGSTIAAYTQDIGIPLEQYSILWAINGFLIVVGQPLIKWITNVVKSEKVHLYIGHSIFILSVLVALFAKDFTMFAVAMIIITIGEMLIWPAIPALAYRLAPKGKIGFYQGIVNSVGAAGRMTGPLLGGFIVDYFNIQLLFYILVGILFLPFITTAIFDRGLKKENQVG, from the coding sequence ATGCCCAAAAATATTTGGATATTAGTAACTGCAATGGTAGTAAATACAACAGGAGCTTCTTTCTTATGGCCGTTGATTACGATTTATATGCATAATCATTTAGGAAAAAGCTTGGCATTTGCTGGATTGATTTTAATGTTTAGTAATGCTGCATCGATTGTTGGTAATTTAATTGGTGGTACACTTTTTGATAAATACAGCGCTTATAAAACATTGTTATATGGAGCGGGAATTGTCCTTTCTGCATCTACAGTTCTAATATTTTATAATGACATTCTTCCATTTGCATTATGTTTAATTTTTATTAATTTTGGCTCAGGAATCACTTGGCCTATTATGTTTGCTTTAGCAGGCTCAGTATGGCCAGAAGGAGGCAGACGCTCTTTTAACGCGTTATATGTTGGGAATAATTTAGGAGTAGCACTAGGTGCAACCTTTGGCGGCTTGATTGCGAGTATTTCCTTCCAATATATTTTTATAGCAAATGTATTGTTTTTTATTGCTTTCCTAGGAATTGTTATTTTTACATTTAAAGTAATGGATCAAAAGAGTGATCCACAAATGAATACAAATGTAATTGAACAACGAAGTAAGATTGAAGAACGCGCACCATTTATTGCTTTGTTAATTTTATGTATTGGCTTCTTTGTTGTTACAATGACTTATGCACAATGGGGTTCAACAATTGCCGCATATACACAGGATATAGGAATTCCGTTAGAGCAATACAGTATACTATGGGCTATCAATGGATTTTTAATTGTAGTTGGGCAACCACTAATTAAGTGGATAACGAATGTAGTAAAATCAGAGAAGGTTCATCTATATATAGGACATTCGATCTTTATTTTGTCTGTATTAGTTGCTCTATTCGCAAAAGATTTTACGATGTTTGCTGTGGCAATGATTATTATTACAATTGGTGAAATGCTGATTTGGCCGGCTATTCCTGCTTTAGCTTATCGATTAGCACCAAAAGGGAAAATTGGCTTTTATCAAGGCATCGTAAATAGTGTAGGAGCAGCTGGAAGGATGACTGGTCCATTACTTGGAGGTTTCATCGTTGATTATTTCAACATCCAATTATTATTCTATATCCTTGTTGGAATCCTATTTCTTCCTTTCATTACTACAGCTATTTTTGATCGCGGTTTGAAAAAGGAAAATCAAGTTGGATAA
- a CDS encoding DUF1648 domain-containing protein — protein sequence MKNHPKIEVPATKMEKILHLLSLLLIIGSFIYVSVSFSSLPDEVPVHFNINGEPDSWGNKATILIMPIISVFIFLPMYFLSKAPHTFNYMVKVTEENAPRIYPIARLMMAVINFFAMVLFAYIAWDMVQAAHGINYSGIWLFIITLGLPLLIIIFFGLWMNKVK from the coding sequence TTGAAAAACCATCCAAAAATTGAGGTGCCAGCAACGAAGATGGAGAAGATCCTCCATTTATTATCATTATTGCTTATTATTGGTTCCTTTATTTATGTAAGTGTGTCCTTTAGTTCTTTGCCTGACGAAGTGCCCGTTCATTTCAACATAAATGGGGAGCCAGATAGCTGGGGAAATAAAGCAACGATTTTAATCATGCCTATTATTTCTGTCTTTATTTTCTTACCAATGTATTTTCTTAGTAAGGCACCACATACCTTTAATTACATGGTTAAGGTCACAGAGGAAAATGCTCCACGCATTTATCCCATTGCTCGCTTAATGATGGCAGTTATCAATTTTTTTGCGATGGTGTTATTTGCTTATATTGCCTGGGATATGGTGCAAGCAGCGCATGGTATAAATTATAGTGGGATTTGGCTGTTCATTATTACATTGGGTCTACCACTTTTAATTATTATATTTTTTGGATTGTGGATGAATAAAGTAAAATAA
- a CDS encoding amphi-Trp domain-containing protein gives MTKENRNPKTIHVDYEEKMSLVNAATFLDSIANKLKNEKKFILTHNGQDHEVVPSDNVTLEIKLEERNGKHKLELELEWREADSSKDSSIQIG, from the coding sequence ATGACAAAAGAAAACAGAAATCCAAAAACGATTCATGTTGATTACGAAGAGAAAATGTCACTTGTAAACGCTGCTACATTTTTAGATAGTATTGCTAACAAATTAAAAAACGAAAAAAAGTTTATCTTAACACATAATGGTCAAGACCATGAAGTCGTTCCTTCTGACAACGTCACATTAGAAATCAAACTTGAAGAAAGAAATGGCAAGCATAAACTCGAGCTAGAACTTGAATGGCGTGAGGCTGATTCTAGCAAAGATTCATCTATCCAGATTGGTTAA
- a CDS encoding anti-repressor SinI family protein produces the protein MKLPKKQKSIIYDLGWVELIKEAKNKGLTPKEVRIFLKNSSELIRNTK, from the coding sequence ATGAAGTTACCTAAAAAACAAAAAAGCATAATTTATGATTTAGGTTGGGTGGAATTAATAAAGGAAGCTAAAAATAAAGGATTGACTCCAAAAGAGGTCCGAATATTTTTAAAAAATAGTAGTGAGTTAATCCGAAACACGAAATAA
- a CDS encoding DUF3006 family protein, translated as MKGFIDRFIGNEKAVILIEELGKEIHLPLSSLPNGCGIGSWVTLAKQNGIYEITEIDHKMTIIQKEKVDHLTKKLEMKKKKSKFRK; from the coding sequence ATGAAAGGATTTATTGATCGTTTTATCGGGAATGAGAAAGCTGTTATTTTAATTGAAGAACTAGGAAAAGAAATTCACCTCCCCCTCTCTTCGCTTCCAAATGGTTGCGGAATAGGTTCTTGGGTTACTTTAGCAAAACAGAATGGAATATATGAAATTACTGAAATAGATCATAAAATGACAATAATACAGAAGGAAAAAGTTGATCATTTGACGAAAAAACTTGAAATGAAAAAGAAAAAAAGTAAATTTCGTAAATAA
- a CDS encoding MBL fold metallo-hydrolase, whose protein sequence is MNTIFPANEENKQIELTTDLTVHYIDAGQADATLFQYKHEDTYYHILYDAGDWNKNDVVTYLQNQQIELIDLVIISHPHADHIGQLPGIMEAFDVGEVWMSGNTVESGVFINSLEAVTESDTDYYEPRAGEAFQIGPMEIEVLHPTELTGGLNEDSISVRFTYGEISFLFTGDAYKKQELMMIDNNKTVKANFLHLGHHGSNTSTSPDFLKVVDPEVAIYSAGQDNSYGHPHMEVIQQIHEAGIILYGTDMDGTIIVSTDGKEYAIDTIETKANVNKKPETKPKEEICIDINQASPKQLQEIIHIGEGRAEAIIESRPYKSLDELMKINGISEGRLKDIEEQGLACVGG, encoded by the coding sequence ATGAATACAATATTTCCTGCAAATGAAGAAAATAAGCAAATTGAATTAACTACTGATTTAACGGTGCATTACATTGATGCTGGACAAGCAGATGCAACACTTTTCCAATATAAACATGAGGATACATATTATCATATTCTTTATGATGCTGGTGATTGGAATAAAAATGATGTTGTTACTTATTTGCAAAATCAACAAATAGAGTTGATTGATTTAGTAATTATAAGTCATCCACATGCCGATCATATTGGTCAGCTCCCAGGTATTATGGAAGCATTTGATGTTGGAGAGGTTTGGATGTCTGGAAACACAGTAGAATCAGGAGTTTTTATTAATTCATTAGAAGCAGTTACAGAAAGCGATACTGATTATTATGAGCCACGCGCAGGTGAAGCATTTCAAATTGGTCCAATGGAAATAGAAGTATTACATCCGACAGAATTAACAGGTGGATTAAATGAGGATTCCATTTCTGTTCGCTTTACTTATGGAGAGATTTCCTTCTTGTTCACAGGTGATGCTTATAAAAAGCAAGAACTAATGATGATAGACAATAATAAAACGGTAAAAGCAAATTTCCTGCATCTAGGGCATCATGGCTCTAACACATCTACATCACCAGATTTTCTTAAGGTTGTTGATCCAGAGGTAGCTATTTATAGTGCTGGTCAAGATAATTCCTATGGACATCCACATATGGAAGTCATTCAGCAAATTCACGAAGCTGGAATTATTTTATATGGAACAGATATGGATGGAACAATTATCGTCTCTACGGATGGAAAAGAATATGCAATAGACACAATAGAAACAAAAGCAAATGTAAATAAAAAGCCAGAGACAAAACCTAAAGAAGAAATATGTATTGATATTAATCAAGCAAGCCCTAAACAATTACAAGAAATTATTCATATTGGTGAAGGAAGAGCAGAAGCTATAATTGAATCTAGACCTTATAAAAGCTTAGACGAATTAATGAAAATAAACGGAATTAGCGAAGGACGATTAAAGGATATTGAAGAACAAGGATTAGCTTGTGTAGGAGGGTAA
- a CDS encoding ABC transporter substrate-binding protein — MNKVLKSSFLAIILILILIGCNSATDNDTTSNEDAEEENNASPDEQGLRQDLHIAYSAQPPTLDPYLTTAVITSDVMRGVYETLITVNEDYEFQPMLAESYDLSEDGTEITFTLRQGVLFHNGQEMTADDVVASMNRWKEFSNRAGAFQEATFEKIDDYTVLLTLEEPISTALSVLAGMLGSYAAIMPKDIIDGATELGVQEYIGTGPFQFDEWKQDSYIKVTKFDDYQPLEAEPSGSAGRKEALVEEVYFYFVTDPSTRVAGILSGEYDIIHPTPYDQAEILEDNPEIENYTIPGSTLVFIMNKNMEVFKDVRVREAVRLAFDEDAIMQSASADEQYYELNHNLVKPHLTNRFDTEIGKAEMEAYDPEAAKQQLEDLGVAGEELIIITTRDYEEQYNASLVAQQQLEAVGFKVSLEVYDWPTLIDKTYEETGYHINIMSWGAQPEPTAYGFLNRGQDSGWLDDQEFYDLIDDFRRQPSLDETDDAYDAIMQWMTDHVPLLKLGDTYRVFSASKKVNNLQFQDGINIWNLTVSE, encoded by the coding sequence ATGAATAAAGTATTAAAGTCCAGTTTTTTAGCAATTATCTTAATATTAATTCTTATCGGTTGTAATTCTGCAACAGATAACGACACAACATCAAATGAAGATGCAGAAGAAGAAAATAACGCATCACCAGATGAGCAAGGTTTAAGACAAGATTTACATATTGCCTATTCTGCACAGCCACCAACTCTGGATCCATATTTAACGACAGCAGTTATTACTTCAGATGTAATGCGGGGAGTGTATGAAACTTTAATCACTGTAAATGAAGATTATGAGTTTCAACCTATGCTCGCTGAATCATATGACTTAAGTGAAGATGGAACAGAAATTACTTTTACCTTAAGACAAGGTGTCCTTTTCCATAATGGACAAGAAATGACAGCAGATGATGTGGTTGCATCTATGAATCGTTGGAAGGAATTCTCTAACCGTGCCGGCGCATTCCAAGAAGCTACTTTTGAAAAAATAGATGATTATACGGTTCTCTTAACTTTAGAGGAACCTATTTCTACTGCATTAAGCGTGCTTGCAGGAATGTTAGGTTCTTATGCTGCCATTATGCCAAAAGATATTATTGATGGTGCAACTGAGTTAGGTGTTCAAGAATATATTGGAACAGGTCCTTTTCAGTTTGATGAGTGGAAACAAGATAGTTATATCAAAGTGACTAAGTTTGATGACTACCAGCCACTTGAAGCGGAGCCAAGTGGCTCAGCAGGAAGAAAAGAAGCACTTGTTGAAGAAGTTTATTTCTATTTCGTCACAGATCCATCTACACGAGTAGCAGGAATTTTATCAGGTGAATACGATATTATTCACCCAACTCCATATGACCAAGCAGAGATACTTGAAGATAATCCAGAGATTGAAAACTATACAATTCCAGGTAGCACACTTGTATTTATCATGAATAAAAACATGGAAGTATTTAAAGACGTAAGAGTTCGTGAGGCAGTTAGACTTGCCTTTGATGAAGATGCAATTATGCAAAGTGCTTCAGCAGATGAGCAATACTACGAGCTTAATCATAACTTAGTCAAACCACATTTAACAAATCGTTTTGATACAGAAATTGGAAAAGCAGAGATGGAAGCATATGACCCTGAAGCAGCGAAACAACAATTAGAAGACCTTGGTGTTGCTGGAGAAGAGTTAATTATCATTACGACACGTGATTATGAAGAACAGTACAATGCTTCGCTTGTTGCTCAACAACAGCTAGAGGCAGTTGGCTTTAAAGTATCATTAGAAGTATATGATTGGCCTACATTAATTGATAAAACATATGAGGAAACAGGATATCATATTAATATCATGAGCTGGGGAGCTCAACCGGAACCAACTGCTTATGGATTTTTAAATCGCGGGCAAGATTCTGGTTGGTTGGATGATCAAGAATTCTATGATTTAATTGATGATTTCAGAAGACAACCTTCTCTTGATGAAACAGATGATGCTTATGATGCGATTATGCAATGGATGACAGATCATGTCCCATTATTGAAGCTTGGAGACACATATCGTGTATTTTCCGCATCCAAAAAAGTTAATAATCTCCAATTCCAGGATGGAATAAACATTTGGAATTTAACTGTTTCAGAATAA
- a CDS encoding penicillin-binding transpeptidase domain-containing protein, giving the protein MRKGIFAFLIIGFIFLSACSNEGDKLDERIGTYIDLWNNERFSEMYQMLSKDALEEYPSETYVDRYEKIYSDLNISNLEVSYKELEKNDLKKAAEDGKFTFPISVSMESLAGPISFNYEVTAVLEGEDEKDWYINWDPGLIFPEIKNGGNINIKVSKPKRGEILDRNKMPLAMNDMIYEIGIIPEKMGDQKEQIIESVSKVLDIPADTIKSKLEADWVKPDLFVPLKKVPKTNESLLEQLWKIDSVAGQEVLGRIYPLGKAGSHLVGYVGPITGEELEKQEEGTYSSGDLIGKRGLESHFERKLKGKQGVKIVVSDEGKEDIVLAEIPVEDGETIILTIDANVQEKIYEAYEEEGDAGTAAAVDPKTGETIALVSSPGFNPNDLAYGISAEQWKTIQDDPQLPLINRFSSTYAPGSVIKPISASIGLKDGSLDPTEGLTIEGLRWGKEGWGDYTIKRVSATGRPVDLREALYRSDNIYFAMQAIRTGAKAFETGLKQFGLEEEFPFEYPFQKSTISTTGKLEDEVQLANSSYGQAEIEMSALHLALAYTAFLNEGNMLKPVLLTSEDIGQIWHKDLVTAEEAEMMQDILRGIVTEGTASAANIPDFPISGKTGTAELKLTADSTGSENGWFVGYPTEKQNLIIAMVIESVQDKGASSYTAKKVAEILQDVTP; this is encoded by the coding sequence ATGAGAAAGGGAATTTTCGCTTTCCTTATCATTGGTTTTATCTTTCTCTCCGCTTGTTCAAATGAGGGAGATAAACTGGATGAGCGGATTGGTACATATATTGATTTATGGAATAATGAACGTTTTTCAGAAATGTACCAAATGCTATCTAAAGATGCTTTAGAAGAATATCCAAGTGAAACATATGTTGATCGATATGAAAAAATATATAGTGATTTAAATATTAGCAACCTAGAAGTTTCATATAAAGAATTAGAAAAGAATGATTTGAAGAAAGCTGCTGAAGATGGAAAATTCACTTTTCCTATTTCCGTAAGTATGGAGAGCCTTGCTGGGCCAATTTCATTTAATTATGAAGTAACTGCTGTATTAGAAGGAGAAGATGAAAAGGATTGGTATATTAATTGGGATCCTGGTCTTATCTTTCCTGAAATCAAAAATGGCGGAAATATTAATATCAAGGTCTCCAAGCCGAAACGTGGAGAAATTCTAGACCGAAATAAAATGCCATTGGCGATGAATGACATGATTTATGAAATAGGAATCATTCCAGAAAAAATGGGTGATCAAAAAGAGCAAATCATTGAAAGTGTCTCTAAAGTCTTAGATATTCCTGCAGACACTATTAAAAGTAAACTAGAAGCTGATTGGGTAAAACCCGATTTATTTGTTCCATTAAAAAAAGTACCTAAAACAAATGAATCTCTCTTGGAGCAGCTCTGGAAGATTGATTCTGTAGCTGGTCAAGAAGTACTTGGCAGAATTTATCCATTAGGAAAAGCTGGCTCACATTTAGTTGGTTATGTTGGACCAATTACTGGTGAAGAATTAGAAAAACAAGAAGAAGGCACCTATTCCAGTGGGGACTTAATTGGAAAACGGGGTCTTGAAAGTCATTTCGAACGAAAATTAAAAGGAAAACAAGGTGTTAAAATCGTTGTTTCCGATGAAGGTAAAGAAGATATTGTTCTTGCTGAAATTCCGGTAGAAGATGGAGAAACCATTATTCTAACCATTGATGCAAATGTACAAGAAAAAATTTACGAAGCTTATGAAGAAGAAGGAGATGCAGGTACAGCAGCTGCTGTTGATCCTAAAACAGGAGAAACGATTGCTCTGGTCAGTAGTCCTGGGTTTAATCCAAATGATTTAGCATATGGTATCTCTGCAGAACAATGGAAAACGATTCAAGATGATCCGCAACTGCCTTTAATTAATCGTTTTTCTTCAACTTATGCTCCTGGTTCAGTAATTAAACCAATCTCTGCTTCTATTGGGTTAAAGGATGGCTCCCTTGATCCAACGGAAGGATTAACGATTGAAGGTTTACGTTGGGGGAAAGAAGGCTGGGGAGATTACACCATAAAACGTGTCTCTGCTACTGGTAGGCCTGTAGATTTAAGAGAAGCCCTATACCGTTCAGATAATATTTATTTTGCTATGCAAGCAATACGCACTGGTGCAAAGGCATTTGAAACGGGTCTCAAACAATTTGGTTTAGAGGAAGAGTTTCCGTTTGAATATCCTTTTCAAAAATCAACTATTTCTACAACAGGTAAGCTAGAAGATGAAGTACAGTTAGCGAACTCTAGCTATGGTCAAGCTGAAATAGAAATGAGCGCTCTTCATTTAGCTCTTGCCTACACAGCATTTTTAAATGAAGGGAATATGCTAAAACCAGTACTGCTTACATCAGAAGATATTGGACAAATTTGGCATAAAGATTTAGTAACTGCTGAAGAAGCTGAAATGATGCAAGATATATTGCGTGGAATTGTTACAGAAGGAACAGCATCAGCAGCTAATATTCCTGATTTCCCTATTTCTGGAAAGACAGGAACCGCTGAATTAAAGCTTACAGCTGACTCAACAGGTAGTGAAAATGGTTGGTTTGTTGGGTATCCTACAGAAAAGCAGAATTTAATCATTGCAATGGTGATTGAAAGTGTTCAAGATAAAGGAGCAAGTAGCTATACTGCTAAAAAAGTTGCCGAAATTTTACAAGATGTCACACCTTGA